The Salvia miltiorrhiza cultivar Shanhuang (shh) chromosome 1, IMPLAD_Smil_shh, whole genome shotgun sequence genome has a window encoding:
- the LOC131006560 gene encoding uncharacterized mitochondrial protein AtMg00810-like → MKPPPGFEPPSSGPAPMVCKLKKAIYGLKQASRSWFLTIKSVLLKLGFSQSKADNSLFFRISGGSTIYLLIYVDDILITGSLPSDIQQVIHQLNTHFSLKDLGDVHHFLGIEITKTAHGLHLSQGGYIKDLLHKLKMQDAKGCPTPMVSSCLLSKGDGVSNVDGKLYRSTVGALQYATITRPEIAFSVNKVSQYMSAPLDSHWKAVKRILRYIAGSKDHGLHMQKSSCTVTGFCDSDWAGDFDDRRSTTGYCVYMGKSLISWSSKKQAVVSRSSTEAEYRSLAHVVSEISWVKSLLSELSISVKVPVIWVDNMSTIALASNPVMHARTKHIELDIHFVTDKVSAGLIDLRHVPSQDQCADILTKPLSLQFFSRLKNALGVCSLTAIELREPVRSLIHTKLAPPQHDTQHLVSCRMKTHSNEDAFSSHESVQHST, encoded by the coding sequence ATGAAGCCACCTCCTGGCTTTGAGCCACCTAGTTCTGGTCCTGCACCTATGGTCTGCAAACTCAAGAAGGCTATATATGGTCTTAAACAGGCTTCTCGTTCCTGGTTCCTCACCATCAAGTCCGTTCTTCTAAAGCTTGGGTTTTCTCAATCCAAGGCAGATAATTCCTTATTTTTTCGAATCAGCGGTGGCTCTACCATATATCTTctcatttatgttgatgacatatTAATTACTGGTTCATTGCCTTCAGACATTCAGCAGGTTATACATCAACTTAACACTCATTTTTCTCTTAAAGATCTTGGTGATGTTCATCATTTTCTTGGTATTGAAATTACCAAAACCGCTCATGGTCTGCATTTGAGCCAAGGGGGATATATTAAGGACCTTCTCCACAAACTGAAAATGCAAGATGCTAAAGGATGTCCTACTCCAATGGTGTCTTCTTGTCTTCTTTCCAAGGGGGATGGAGTCAGTAATGTCGATGGAAAGCTTTACAGAAGCACAGTTGGAGCACTTCAATATGCTACCATAACAAGACCAGAGATAGCTTTTAGTGTCAACAAGGTAAGTCAATATATGTCGGCTCCTCTTGATTCCCACTGGAAGGCTGTTAAAAGGATATTGAGGTATATTGCTGGATCTAAAGATCATGGCCTGCATATGCAAAAATCATCTTGCACTGTTACTGGTTTTTGTGACTCGGATTGGGCAGGTGATTTTGATGACCGAAGGTCCACAACAGGCTATTGTGTTTATATGGGAAAGAGTCTTATCTCTTGGAGCTCAAAAAAACAGGCGGTTGTTTCTAGATCAAGTACAGAAGCAGAATATAGAAGCTTGGCTCATGTTGTATCAGAAATCTCTTGGGTAAAATCTCTTCTTTCTGAATTATCTATCAGTGTGAAAGTTCCTGTCATTTGGGTGGATAACATGAGCACTATAGCTCTAGCCTCTAATCCAGTTATGCATGCTAGAACTAAACATATTGAGTTGGATATTCATTTTGTTACAGATAAAGTTTCTGCTGGTTTGATTGATCTTAGACATGTACCTTCTCAAGATCAATGTGCTGATATTCTGACCAAGCCACTTAGCTTGCAATTCTTCTCGCGCTTAAAGAATGCGTTGGGGGTTTGTTCTTTAACTGCGATCGAATTGAGGGAGCCTGTTAGAAGTCTTATTCATACCAAGCTTGCTCCACCTCAGCATGATACCCAACATCTTGTGTCATGTAGGATGAAGACACACTCAAATGAAGATGCTTTCTCAAGCCATGAATCAGTTCAACACAGCACGTGA